A genomic stretch from Aedes albopictus strain Foshan chromosome 2, AalbF5, whole genome shotgun sequence includes:
- the LOC109421214 gene encoding uncharacterized protein LOC109421214, with product MKLSIAIVALVLAISATEASPAPYTQDVVAYANPWPVKTSTVWPAYGGLYGGAKVAVVPEVGYGKYAAYPNVYGSWPVYGKSWGYSAPVVTKVVDNGLWNYGGYGYGNGYGLGYNKYW from the exons ATGAAG CTCTCTATTGCCATCGTTGCCCTGGTCCTGGCCATCAGCGCCACCGAAGCATCTCCCGCCCCATATACACAAGATGTTGTGGCCTATGCCAACCCATGGCCCGTGAAGACCAGCACGGTTTGGCCAGCCTACGGTGGATTGTATGGCGGCGCTAAGGTTGCTGTGGTTCCAGAAGTCGGCTACGGAAAATACGCTGCCTACCCGAACGTGTATGGAAGCTGGCCAGTCTACGGAAAGAGCTGGGGATACTCTGCCCCGGTGGTAACCAAGGTGGTTGACAACGGTCTGTGGAACTACGGTGGATATGGATATGGCAATGGATACGGTCTAGGATATAACAAGTACTGGTAG
- the LOC109421189 gene encoding uncharacterized protein LOC109421189, with translation MKTSVVHQSACSVFSDLLKQNLSDTMKLIISVIAMILAISAEASPAPYAQDVVAYANPWPVKTSTVWPAYGGLYGGSKVAVLPEVAYGKYAVYPNVYGSWPVYGKSWGYSAPVVTKVVDNGLWNYGGYGYGHGYGLGYNKYW, from the exons ATGAAGACGTCTGTAGTTCATCAGTCAGCTTGTAGTGTTTTCAGTGATCTATTGAAACAAAATTTGAGTGATACAATGAAG CTCATCATCTCTGTCATTGCCATGATTCTGGCCATCAGCGCCGAAGCATCTCCCGCTCCGTATGCTCAAGATGTTGTGGCCTATGCCAACCCATGGCCCGTGAAGACCAGCACAGTTTGGCCAGCCTACGGTGGATTGTACGGCGGCAGTAAAGTCGCTGTGCTTCCAGAAGTCGCCTACGGAAAGTATGCTGTCTACCCGAATGTGTATGGAAGCTGGCCGGTCTACGGAAAGAGCTGGGGATACTCTGCTCCGGTTGTTACCAAGGTGGTCGACAATGGTCTGTGGAACTATGGTGGATACGGATACGGTCATGGATACGGTCTGGGATACAACAAGTACTGGTAG
- the LOC109432455 gene encoding adult cuticle protein 1-like, with the protein MKCIAAVVMMALAFAATEASWAPLAYSAYHASPLAYTVPHATYVQQNWGAPVTYSAAYAPALSYAYQSSVVPTAYAYQPAVAVVAQKEARYLAANRGAVHDAPLPGHTVSQQSLNLEPAAGTL; encoded by the exons ATGAAG TGCATCGCAGCTGTAGTCATGATGGCCCTGGCCTTCGCCGCCACTGAAGCATCCTGGGCTCCGTTGGCTTATTCCGCTTACCACGCCAGCCCGCTAGCCTATACCGTTCCACATGCCACCTACGTTCAGCAGAACTGGGGAGCACCCGTGACCTACTCCGCCGCCTATGCTCCAGCCCTGAGCTATGCCTACCAATCTTCCGTTGTCCCAACCGCCTACGCTTACCAACCGGCCGTGGCCGTTGTCGCCCAGAAGGAAGCTCGCTATCTGGCTGCCAACCGTGGAGCCGTCCATGATGCTCCTCTGCCAGGACACACCGTTTCTCAGCAATCGCTGAACCTGGAACCGGCTGCGGGAACTCTATGA
- the LOC109421190 gene encoding adult cuticle protein 1-like, whose product MKCIAAVVMMALAFAASEASWAPLAYSAYHASPLAYTVPHATYVQQNWGAPVAYSAAYAPALSYAYQSSVVPTAYAYQPAVAVVAQKEARYLAANRGAVHDAPLPGHTVSQQSLNLEPAAGTL is encoded by the exons ATGAAG TGCATCGCAGCTGTAGTCATGATGGCCCTGGCCTTCGCCGCCTCCGAAGCATCCTGGGCTCCGTTGGCCTATTCCGCTTACCACGCCAGCCCGCTAGCCTATACCGTTCCACATGCCACCTACGTTCAGCAGAACTGGGGAGCACCCGTGGCGTACTCCGCCGCCTACGCTCCAGCCCTGAGCTATGCCTACCAATCATCCGTTGTCCCGACCGCCTACGCTTACCAACCGGCCGTGGCCGTTGTCGCCCAGAAGGAAGCTCGCTATCTGGCTGCCAACCGTGGAGCCGTCCATGATGCTCCCCTGCCAGGGCACACTGTCTCCCAGCAATCGCTGAACCTGGAACCGGCTGCGGGAACTCTGTAA
- the LOC115259293 gene encoding adult cuticle protein 1-like translates to MVYKSSLRQISGSYHISPSIYQVLSQPKTKPTIMKCIAAVVMMALAFAAAEASWAPLAYSAYHASPLAYTVPHATYVQQNWGAPVAYSAAYAPALNYAYQSSVVPTAYAYQPAVAVVAQKEARYLAANRGAVHDAPLPGHTVSQQSLNLEPAAGTL, encoded by the exons ATGGTGTATAAAAGCTCGCTTCGGCAAATTTCGGGATCATACCACATCAGTCCTTCAATTTATCAGGTTCTATCCCAACCAAAAACAAAGCCAACAATCATGAAG TGCATCGCAGCTGTAGTCATGATGGCCCTGGCCTTCGCCGCCGCTGAAGCATCCTGGGCTCCGTTGGCCTATTCCGCTTACCACGCCAGTCCGCTAGCCTATACCGTTCCACATGCCACCTACGTTCAGCAGAACTGGGGAGCACCCGTAGCCTACTCCGCTGCCTATGCTCCAGCCCTGAACTATGCCTACCAGTCATCCGTTGTCCCAACAGCCTATGCTTACCAACCGGCCGTGGCCGTCGTCGCCCAGAAGGAAGCTCGCTATCTGGCTGCCAACCGTGGAGCCGTGCATGATGCTCCTCTGCCAGGACATACCGTCTCCCAGCAGTCGCTGAACCTGGAACCGGCTGCCGGAACTCTGTAA